The Candidatus Kryptobacter tengchongensis genome contains a region encoding:
- a CDS encoding chemotaxis protein methyltransferase CheR — protein MLIGQKNKDMWNLTLSDEEFFELRNFISQLTGIFFPDSKRYFVESRVRPRIEFLGLKSFTDYLMYLKFSPLRKEELEILFRLITINETYFFRDELQFKVIEEAILPEIIESKPRNGFRTLRIWSAGCSTGEEAYTIAMIFLEKIKPRFPDLKVEIIGTDINTAVLEIAKRGIYKQYSMRYVPEDYIRKYFKILNGEEFHLVEEVKKLVRFTQVNLMDKFQMVMMRNFDLVLLRNVLIYFDENARREVVSMVYDSMNRGGYLVVGYSETLRNLTKAFKVVYFDKTVAYKKE, from the coding sequence ATGTTGATTGGGCAGAAAAATAAGGATATGTGGAATCTAACATTGAGCGATGAAGAGTTTTTTGAATTGAGAAATTTCATCTCACAGTTGACGGGGATATTTTTTCCAGACAGCAAAAGATATTTCGTTGAATCACGAGTTCGCCCAAGAATTGAATTCCTTGGTTTAAAAAGTTTTACGGATTATCTAATGTATTTGAAATTTTCCCCGTTGCGAAAAGAAGAACTTGAGATCTTATTTAGGTTGATAACGATAAACGAGACATATTTTTTCAGAGATGAGTTACAATTCAAGGTAATTGAGGAAGCAATTTTGCCTGAAATTATTGAGTCAAAGCCAAGGAATGGATTTAGAACTTTACGGATTTGGAGCGCAGGATGCTCAACTGGGGAAGAAGCGTATACGATCGCCATGATCTTCCTTGAAAAGATAAAGCCAAGGTTTCCAGATCTTAAAGTTGAGATAATCGGCACAGATATCAATACCGCAGTTCTTGAAATTGCAAAGAGGGGAATTTATAAACAATACTCTATGAGATATGTTCCAGAAGATTATATTAGAAAATACTTTAAAATTTTAAACGGGGAAGAATTTCATTTGGTTGAGGAGGTTAAAAAACTGGTTCGTTTTACTCAAGTCAATTTGATGGATAAGTTCCAAATGGTGATGATGAGAAATTTTGATCTTGTTTTGTTGAGAAATGTTCTGATTTACTTTGATGAAAATGCAAGGCGTGAGGTTGTCTCTATGGTTTATGACTCAATGAATAGAGGTGGTTATCTCGTTGTTGGGTATTCAGAGACATTAAGAAACTTAACAAAGGCGTTCAAAGTCGTTTACTTTGATAAAACGGTCGCATATAAAAAAGAATGA
- a CDS encoding two-component system, chemotaxis family, response regulator CheY, which yields MPRTILVVDDSPTIRKFVSLALESMGYKVLTASDGMEVFEVLAKVGAVDLIITDINMPNLDGFELIKSLRSNERFKDVPIIILSSLSDGKNIDTGLKLGANSYLIKPFNVKRIQYEVSKYLN from the coding sequence ATGCCGAGGACAATACTCGTAGTTGACGATTCCCCAACAATAAGAAAGTTTGTTTCACTTGCGCTTGAAAGCATGGGTTATAAGGTTCTGACGGCATCAGATGGAATGGAGGTTTTTGAAGTTCTTGCAAAAGTCGGCGCGGTTGACTTAATAATCACAGATATAAACATGCCAAATCTTGATGGATTTGAGTTGATAAAGTCTTTACGCTCTAATGAAAGGTTCAAAGATGTGCCGATAATAATATTGTCTTCTCTTTCAGATGGGAAAAACATTGACACAGGGTTAAAACTTGGTGCAAATTCTTATTTGATCAAGCCGTTCAATGTAAAAAGAATTCAATATGAGGTTTCAAAATATCTAAACTAA
- a CDS encoding two-component system, chemotaxis family, response regulator CheY, with amino-acid sequence MEDGKIKFLVVDDSPTMRRIVINALKNIGYTDIVEAEDGKDALAKLYAEKIDFIITDWNMPNMTGLELTKAVRSDPNFANIPILMVTTRGMKQDVLEALQARVNNYIVKPFTPQVLKEKIEQILKTL; translated from the coding sequence ATGGAGGATGGGAAAATCAAATTTCTTGTTGTTGATGATTCACCGACGATGCGAAGAATCGTAATAAATGCTTTAAAGAACATCGGCTACACTGACATAGTTGAAGCCGAAGATGGGAAAGATGCGCTTGCAAAACTTTACGCTGAAAAGATTGATTTCATAATAACAGACTGGAATATGCCAAACATGACTGGGCTTGAGTTGACCAAAGCAGTAAGATCAGATCCAAACTTCGCAAATATACCAATTCTTATGGTCACAACCAGAGGGATGAAGCAAGATGTCCTTGAGGCACTTCAAGCACGGGTGAATAATTATATTGTGAAGCCATTTACGCCGCAAGTTTTAAAGGAAAAAATAGAGCAAATCTTGAAAACACTTTAA
- a CDS encoding Chemotaxis regulator CheZ, phosphatase of CheY~P: protein MEVKESGIAKQIDLILREIEELKAIFILGQRVLPFLEELFGFVKEIGPMLNEINKSLEESSKKIPRASNQLTTVTKTTEMATTEILDALDEMSLKFGEIKGFITAMKNCYEKQKKLAQKISRCLKNEEFGKIHGLWGRFYETFKNCNGFDDVLIKLADVKQSADNIMIALQFQDITAQQISAITYLIESVQERLTHLLENLEDKKLKNSETKIFDSRDESFNPMAQYDRSELKQKIVDEVIEENGNIASQEEIDKIFSHGKNAS from the coding sequence ATGGAGGTAAAAGAGTCGGGAATAGCAAAACAGATTGATTTAATTTTAAGAGAGATAGAAGAACTGAAGGCGATATTCATCCTCGGGCAAAGAGTTTTACCGTTCCTTGAGGAATTGTTTGGCTTTGTTAAAGAAATTGGTCCAATGCTTAATGAGATAAACAAGTCACTTGAGGAAAGTTCAAAAAAAATTCCAAGAGCTTCAAATCAGTTAACCACGGTTACAAAAACAACAGAGATGGCAACGACAGAAATACTTGATGCTCTTGATGAAATGAGTTTAAAGTTTGGCGAGATTAAAGGTTTCATAACTGCTATGAAAAATTGTTATGAGAAGCAGAAAAAACTTGCCCAAAAAATTAGTAGATGCCTTAAAAATGAAGAATTTGGCAAAATTCATGGATTATGGGGAAGGTTTTATGAGACATTTAAAAACTGTAACGGTTTTGATGATGTGCTCATTAAATTGGCGGATGTGAAGCAAAGCGCAGACAATATAATGATTGCTTTACAGTTTCAAGATATAACTGCGCAACAGATCTCAGCTATAACCTATCTCATTGAATCAGTTCAGGAAAGGTTAACCCATCTTCTTGAGAATCTTGAGGATAAAAAGCTAAAAAATTCAGAAACAAAAATTTTTGATTCAAGAGACGAATCATTTAATCCAATGGCTCAATACGATAGATCTGAACTTAAACAAAAAATAGTTGATGAGGTTATAGAAGAAAACGGAAACATTGCCTCACAAGAGGAGATAGACAAAATTTTCAGCCATGGGAAGAATGCCAGTTAG
- a CDS encoding two-component system, chemotaxis family, sensor kinase CheA: MIFDNEMREIIESFIVEAKEILERLDHDLIELEKRPDDAELLNAIFRHVHTIKGTSSFIGFEQMSELTHKLEDVLNKLRKGELKVRSDVMDVIFESYDLMKILLSKLENKDLTPLEIEDVVSKLERISNGEIINSDEENLIDEEIKNEKYDKSVAIGDGVDFLQKEQSRVIDKTIRVDVERLDELMNLVGELVLGRNRLLQIISGIVEKFEGEATSRELMDTVSQVEYLTSELQTVVMRARMLPIAKVFNKFPRMVRDLSREMNKEVDLFIYGEETEVDKSVIEYIHDPLVHIIRNAIDHGIESREERIKAGKPEKGKIILKAEHEGNYIVITVEDDGRGIDPNKIRRKAVEKNLITEQEAMSISDKDILNFIFIPGFSTADKVTNVSGRGVGLDVVKANITKLNGMIDVQSKLGFGTKFVLKLPLTLAIIQGLLIGVCGEVFIIPLSSVIEVVRVKSNQVHSIKGKEMIRLRDSVLPLVRLERIFNLGSNGEGKENLYVVVLGLAEKKLGLIVDELIGQKEVVIKSLGSYLKNIKGIAGATILGDGTVRMIIDVAQIFKMSSGNFFSFAKL; encoded by the coding sequence ATGATTTTTGATAACGAGATGAGGGAAATCATTGAAAGCTTTATAGTTGAAGCAAAAGAGATTCTTGAAAGACTTGACCATGATTTGATAGAACTTGAGAAGAGACCAGATGATGCCGAACTTTTGAACGCAATTTTCAGGCATGTCCATACCATCAAAGGAACATCATCTTTCATTGGTTTTGAACAAATGAGCGAGCTTACGCACAAACTTGAAGATGTTTTGAATAAACTTCGCAAAGGGGAGCTTAAAGTTCGCTCTGATGTGATGGATGTGATATTTGAATCTTATGATCTTATGAAAATTTTGCTCTCAAAACTTGAAAATAAAGATTTAACACCACTTGAAATTGAAGATGTTGTCTCAAAACTTGAACGGATAAGCAACGGTGAAATTATAAATAGCGATGAAGAAAATCTTATTGATGAGGAGATAAAAAATGAAAAATATGACAAATCCGTAGCCATAGGTGATGGGGTTGACTTTCTTCAAAAAGAACAGTCAAGGGTTATTGACAAGACGATAAGAGTTGATGTTGAAAGGCTTGATGAGTTGATGAACCTTGTCGGTGAGCTTGTTCTTGGGAGGAATAGGTTATTGCAGATAATTTCTGGAATTGTTGAGAAGTTTGAAGGTGAAGCAACATCCCGTGAGCTAATGGATACAGTTTCGCAGGTTGAATATTTGACATCCGAACTTCAAACGGTTGTGATGCGTGCAAGGATGCTGCCAATAGCGAAAGTCTTCAATAAGTTTCCAAGAATGGTGAGAGACCTTTCAAGAGAAATGAATAAGGAGGTTGATCTTTTTATATACGGCGAGGAAACAGAGGTTGATAAATCTGTGATTGAATATATTCACGATCCGCTTGTTCATATAATAAGAAATGCAATTGATCATGGAATTGAATCAAGGGAGGAAAGGATAAAGGCTGGGAAGCCAGAGAAGGGGAAAATAATTCTAAAGGCAGAACATGAAGGTAATTACATTGTGATAACTGTTGAGGATGATGGTCGTGGAATTGATCCGAACAAAATAAGAAGAAAAGCGGTTGAAAAAAATTTGATCACAGAGCAGGAGGCGATGTCAATAAGTGATAAGGATATTCTAAATTTTATTTTTATTCCCGGCTTCAGCACAGCAGATAAAGTTACAAATGTATCAGGTCGTGGTGTTGGGCTTGATGTGGTTAAAGCAAATATAACAAAATTAAATGGGATGATTGATGTTCAATCAAAACTCGGTTTTGGAACTAAATTTGTATTGAAATTACCTTTAACACTTGCTATAATTCAAGGATTGCTCATTGGCGTATGCGGTGAGGTTTTTATAATTCCTCTTTCATCCGTAATTGAAGTTGTGAGAGTAAAATCAAATCAAGTGCATTCAATTAAAGGCAAGGAAATGATCCGCCTTCGTGATTCTGTTTTGCCACTTGTGAGATTGGAAAGGATTTTTAATCTGGGTTCAAACGGGGAGGGAAAGGAGAATCTTTATGTTGTTGTTTTAGGTCTTGCGGAGAAAAAACTTGGTCTTATCGTTGATGAATTAATCGGTCAGAAGGAGGTTGTGATAAAGTCCCTTGGTTCATATTTGAAAAATATCAAAGGAATCGCTGGCGCCACAATCCTTGGAGATGGAACGGTGAGAATGATAATTGATGTAGCACAAATTTTCAAGATGTCTTCGGGAAATTTTTTTAGTTTTGCAAAACTCTAA
- a CDS encoding two-component system, chemotaxis family, response regulator CheB, with protein MSQDYQIKVIVVDDSAFMRKSLSLMLESDPQIKVVATARDGFEAIEKIKMFKPDIVTLDVEMPRMDGLTALKIIMKECPVPVLMVSSLTIEGAEATLEALKLGAVDFIPKQLSYVSLDIVKIKDELIQKVKSIATSKYIRRKIYGSQTEIPKEIKFKQIAKRFELVAIGVSTGGPLALQEVLSKIPRDFPAGIVIAQHMPPNFTRLLAERLNSVSKIEVREAQTGDKVKPGLALIAQGGRNLIFENVFGEKIVKIVDKPNTLYKPSVDVMMESAAEVFGNRVLAVIMTGMGKDGLEGLKKVKEKGGYIIAQNEETCVVYGMPKAVVDIGLADSILPLEKIGEAIALM; from the coding sequence ATGAGTCAGGATTACCAAATAAAGGTAATTGTTGTTGATGATTCTGCTTTCATGAGAAAATCTCTTTCATTGATGCTTGAATCAGATCCACAAATAAAAGTTGTTGCAACTGCAAGAGATGGGTTTGAAGCGATTGAAAAGATAAAAATGTTTAAACCTGATATTGTCACCCTTGATGTTGAGATGCCACGGATGGATGGGCTTACAGCTTTGAAAATTATCATGAAAGAATGTCCCGTTCCAGTTCTTATGGTTAGTTCTTTAACAATTGAAGGGGCGGAGGCAACGCTTGAAGCATTAAAACTTGGTGCGGTTGATTTTATACCCAAACAGCTTTCCTATGTCTCACTTGATATAGTTAAAATAAAAGATGAATTAATTCAAAAAGTTAAGTCAATTGCAACTAGCAAATACATTCGCAGAAAAATTTATGGATCTCAAACCGAGATCCCAAAAGAAATAAAATTTAAACAAATTGCAAAAAGATTTGAGCTTGTTGCAATTGGAGTTTCAACTGGTGGACCGCTTGCACTTCAAGAAGTTTTATCAAAGATACCGAGAGACTTTCCTGCCGGGATCGTGATTGCCCAACATATGCCTCCAAACTTTACAAGATTACTTGCGGAAAGATTGAACTCAGTAAGTAAAATTGAGGTCAGAGAAGCTCAAACTGGAGATAAGGTTAAACCGGGGCTTGCCTTGATAGCTCAGGGCGGAAGAAATCTAATTTTTGAAAATGTCTTCGGTGAGAAAATAGTTAAAATAGTTGATAAACCAAACACGCTTTACAAACCGTCAGTTGATGTTATGATGGAATCAGCTGCAGAGGTTTTCGGGAATAGGGTTCTCGCAGTGATAATGACGGGTATGGGAAAAGATGGACTTGAAGGGTTGAAAAAGGTGAAAGAAAAAGGTGGATATATAATCGCGCAGAATGAGGAAACATGCGTGGTTTACGGCATGCCTAAAGCAGTTGTTGATATTGGGCTTGCTGATAGCATACTCCCGCTTGAAAAAATTGGAGAGGCAATTGCTCTGATGTAG
- a CDS encoding Outer membrane receptor proteins, mostly Fe transport has translation MNCKRNDFSIVRLVYISFLLLLPSLLLSQNNGITLEGKVTDQTGKPIPYVNVYLKGYMKGSMSDENGKFKFIVDKHGVYTLVASHIGYETYEKTIQIRTEEAIFIEITLREKTIEEEMITITASVFTGGEGKGVTLTPLEVVLTPGAAADVFGAIKTFPGIQTISEGSGLFVRGGDVSETAVILDGAYINHPYRYESPNGGYFGMISPFLLKGIFFSSGGFSVEYGNALSGILDMKSLDLPYEKLINIGVGLAALSTMIKLPIKPDKVGISMSGNYSDTRHLFKLNGHTYRFSQYPKAYDINLNLMYQYSSKGRLKLFLFREKNDIGIEVKHLSEAFYEGDNVTNFVNLSWQDLIASKFLLSGNIAYTNFAKKQKLDAFLDLLTDERLHQIRLKGEYQISNNMVLQSGIELFRDDISYKGHFQFPDEETSGSETIKVDANYKAYRLAFYSQLQVNFSTKLSYVIGFRYECHSKSNQQLLDPRSSLSLKLKNNWDLVFSIGQYHQFPEPVFFDPVIGNPDLKAMKSWHYILGLVHHSESTILRIELYYKDYKNLLINDQKLNYVNQGYGFSKGLDFFLKRDWEFFKVRISYSYLEAKRKWMDAPKLSPTKFDIPHNFTVVAQLNLTQLNIGMLYQYAAGKPYTSEPNQYHDKRTPSYQRLDISLSYLFNLIGNGIDVFYLAISNVLGRENILDYIYSPDYKKPVPIKSVMLRSFYFGISISL, from the coding sequence ATGAACTGCAAGAGAAATGACTTCTCAATAGTAAGACTTGTTTATATCAGCTTCTTGCTGCTCCTTCCTTCTCTTCTTCTTAGTCAAAATAATGGGATAACTTTGGAAGGAAAAGTAACAGATCAAACGGGTAAGCCTATCCCTTATGTAAATGTCTACTTAAAAGGATATATGAAGGGAAGTATGTCAGATGAAAATGGCAAATTTAAATTTATTGTAGATAAACACGGAGTGTACACCTTGGTGGCTTCACATATAGGTTATGAAACATATGAAAAAACAATTCAAATTCGGACTGAAGAAGCTATATTTATAGAGATAACTCTGAGAGAGAAGACGATAGAAGAAGAGATGATAACTATAACAGCTAGTGTCTTTACTGGTGGGGAGGGGAAAGGGGTGACGCTTACCCCTCTTGAGGTGGTTTTAACACCTGGAGCTGCAGCTGATGTTTTTGGAGCCATAAAAACATTTCCCGGAATTCAAACGATATCAGAAGGCTCTGGATTGTTCGTTCGTGGTGGAGATGTTTCTGAAACAGCGGTCATCCTTGATGGTGCCTATATTAATCATCCCTACCGGTATGAATCCCCCAATGGTGGATATTTTGGCATGATTTCCCCATTTTTGTTAAAAGGGATATTCTTTTCTAGTGGTGGATTCTCAGTTGAATATGGGAATGCGCTTTCTGGAATCTTAGATATGAAAAGTTTAGATCTACCATATGAAAAGCTAATTAACATTGGGGTTGGCTTAGCTGCGCTCTCAACCATGATTAAACTTCCCATCAAGCCTGACAAAGTGGGAATCTCAATGTCAGGGAATTACAGCGATACCCGACATCTATTTAAACTAAATGGTCACACTTACAGATTTTCGCAATATCCGAAAGCATACGATATTAATTTAAATCTAATGTATCAATATTCGTCAAAGGGGAGATTAAAATTATTCTTATTTCGTGAGAAAAATGATATCGGTATTGAAGTAAAACATCTATCTGAAGCATTTTATGAGGGGGACAATGTTACAAATTTTGTTAATCTTAGCTGGCAAGATTTGATCGCATCTAAATTTTTATTGAGCGGAAACATTGCATATACAAATTTTGCAAAAAAACAAAAATTGGATGCTTTTTTGGATCTTCTAACCGATGAACGGTTACACCAAATTAGATTAAAAGGTGAATATCAAATTTCTAACAATATGGTTTTGCAAAGTGGTATAGAGCTTTTCAGGGACGATATATCTTACAAGGGTCACTTTCAATTTCCCGATGAAGAAACATCGGGCTCGGAGACAATCAAAGTTGACGCAAATTATAAAGCTTACAGGTTAGCTTTTTATTCACAATTACAAGTTAATTTTTCAACTAAATTAAGTTATGTTATCGGGTTTAGATATGAATGTCATTCAAAAAGCAACCAGCAACTATTAGACCCTCGTTCTTCATTGAGCCTGAAATTGAAAAATAACTGGGATTTAGTTTTTTCTATTGGTCAATACCATCAATTCCCAGAGCCAGTTTTTTTTGATCCAGTTATTGGAAATCCGGATTTAAAAGCTATGAAATCATGGCATTATATTTTGGGTCTTGTTCACCATAGCGAGAGCACCATCCTTCGTATAGAACTTTACTATAAAGATTATAAGAATTTGCTAATAAATGATCAAAAACTAAATTATGTAAATCAAGGTTATGGTTTTAGCAAAGGGCTTGACTTTTTCCTTAAGCGAGATTGGGAATTTTTTAAAGTGCGGATATCTTATAGCTATCTTGAGGCGAAGCGTAAATGGATGGATGCTCCAAAACTTTCCCCAACGAAATTTGATATCCCACACAATTTTACGGTAGTCGCTCAATTAAATTTAACCCAGTTAAATATCGGGATGCTATATCAATACGCAGCTGGCAAGCCTTATACCAGTGAACCAAACCAATATCATGACAAAAGGACGCCAAGCTACCAAAGATTAGATATTTCGCTTTCTTATTTATTTAATTTGATCGGCAATGGCATTGATGTGTTTTATCTGGCTATTTCAAATGTCCTCGGAAGAGAGAATATACTTGATTACATCTATTCACCCGACTATAAAAAACCGGTGCCGATCAAAAGCGTAATGCTTCGCAGTTTTTATTTTGGTATATCCATTTCATTGTAA
- a CDS encoding Tetratricopeptide repeat-containing protein — protein MVKKLLLLLWISPIFNCAIMLAQSSKNIPPDTALLQSIIQLQKALDEWNKKKMLQARATFEQLLAYSNDQWLVHYYIALSDLYLTQYHLSSKEKDEVKKYIEDGIENLERSIKLKENFADSYALLANLYGMEISLSPTKGIILGPRINSVLATAEKLEPNNPRVHLVAGISAFHTPKLFGGGEDKAIQRLNKAAELFETYQPPSPLYPNWGHEEVYAWLGLIAMKQNDFELAEKYFNKALKINPNYFWVKYVLLPQLKEKQN, from the coding sequence ATGGTGAAAAAACTTTTACTCTTGCTTTGGATATCACCGATTTTTAACTGTGCTATAATGTTAGCACAATCCTCAAAAAACATCCCTCCAGATACTGCATTACTTCAATCAATAATACAGCTACAAAAGGCGCTTGACGAATGGAATAAGAAAAAGATGTTACAAGCCCGGGCTACCTTTGAGCAATTGTTAGCTTATTCCAACGATCAATGGTTAGTACATTATTATATTGCTTTATCAGACCTTTATCTAACCCAATATCATCTTTCTTCAAAAGAAAAGGATGAAGTTAAAAAATATATAGAAGATGGAATTGAAAACTTAGAACGCTCAATTAAATTGAAAGAAAATTTTGCTGATTCTTATGCTTTATTAGCTAATCTTTATGGAATGGAAATTTCGCTTTCACCCACTAAAGGCATAATATTAGGTCCACGTATTAACAGTGTATTAGCAACAGCTGAGAAATTAGAGCCAAATAATCCCCGTGTTCATTTGGTCGCTGGAATTTCAGCGTTTCATACTCCCAAGTTATTTGGTGGTGGTGAAGATAAAGCTATTCAAAGATTAAATAAAGCGGCTGAACTTTTTGAGACTTATCAACCCCCTTCTCCTCTGTATCCAAACTGGGGGCATGAAGAGGTATATGCTTGGTTAGGACTAATTGCTATGAAGCAAAATGATTTTGAATTAGCAGAAAAATATTTTAATAAAGCATTAAAGATCAATCCCAATTACTTTTGGGTTAAATATGTTCTTTTACCACAATTGAAGGAAAAACAAAATTAG
- a CDS encoding Winged helix DNA-binding domain-containing protein, translating into MASLYALAEGDEIEFIALRDILGLSDGNLSSHLIKLEEVGYVKIRKTFEGKKPRTYISLTRKGRRAFEDYTKSLMELLKLK; encoded by the coding sequence ATGGCTTCACTATATGCCTTAGCAGAAGGTGATGAGATTGAATTTATAGCTTTAAGAGATATTCTTGGTCTTTCAGATGGGAACTTATCATCTCATCTTATTAAACTTGAAGAGGTTGGCTATGTAAAGATAAGAAAAACGTTTGAGGGGAAAAAGCCAAGAACATATATCTCACTCACGAGGAAGGGAAGGCGAGCCTTTGAAGATTATACAAAGTCACTTATGGAGCTTTTGAAGTTAAAATGA
- a CDS encoding Ubiquinone/menaquinone biosynthesis C-methylase UbiE, with product MALKIFEKILPFIYDIFMFPLEKLGLRKLRGKIFKFVKGYRILEIGVGTGLNIPLYPNGFEIICVEPKFWMIKRAIKKAKKFKREVSFVCAKIEALPFENETFDTVFATFVFCEVKNPEKGFQEILRVLKPNGRLILLEHVRPDGKMTSKLFDIGNKLTSIFGENINRETDKLVIKSGFAVEKVENIYGEVVKFIIGAKMH from the coding sequence ATGGCTTTAAAAATTTTTGAGAAAATTTTACCATTTATTTACGACATTTTTATGTTCCCACTTGAAAAACTCGGATTAAGAAAATTAAGGGGAAAAATTTTTAAATTTGTTAAAGGTTATAGAATTCTTGAGATCGGAGTCGGAACTGGATTAAATATACCTCTTTACCCGAATGGATTTGAAATTATATGTGTTGAGCCAAAATTTTGGATGATAAAAAGGGCTATCAAGAAAGCGAAAAAGTTTAAAAGGGAAGTTTCTTTTGTTTGTGCAAAAATTGAAGCATTGCCATTTGAAAATGAAACATTTGATACAGTTTTTGCAACCTTTGTGTTTTGCGAAGTTAAAAATCCTGAAAAAGGATTTCAAGAAATTTTAAGGGTCTTGAAGCCAAATGGTAGATTGATCCTACTTGAACATGTAAGACCCGATGGAAAAATGACTTCAAAACTTTTTGATATTGGAAATAAATTGACCTCAATCTTTGGCGAGAACATAAATCGTGAGACAGATAAACTTGTGATTAAATCTGGGTTTGCAGTTGAAAAAGTTGAAAACATTTATGGTGAAGTTGTTAAGTTCATAATTGGTGCTAAAATGCATTAA
- a CDS encoding Nucleoside-diphosphate-sugar epimerase — protein MKALVTGGTGFIGSHLVDELLRRGYDIRCIVRDTSNLKWLDGKNVEILKGSLFDTDFLKKAIKDVDYVYHIAGVTKGKNYQDYYRGNVETTRNLLNASLENQKLKKFILASSLAAVGPGDDAIPVDETREYKPITSYGKSKAEAEKLALSFKDKLPITIVRPPSVYGPRDTYTFELFKYVKFGFLPAVLPDEQILSLVYVSDLVDGFILAGESDEATGKVYFISDERIYTWKEIETAVLKAIDKKVIRLKIPPMILYSVSFVSELVFKLQGKASPLNLEKIKDIRQKNWACSIEKAKKELGYKPKVSLEDGMRLTINWYVENKWL, from the coding sequence ATGAAAGCACTCGTAACAGGTGGGACGGGATTCATTGGAAGTCATCTTGTTGATGAACTTTTAAGGCGTGGCTATGATATAAGATGCATTGTCAGAGATACAAGCAACCTAAAATGGCTTGATGGAAAAAATGTTGAGATTCTCAAGGGGAGTTTGTTTGATACTGATTTTTTAAAAAAAGCGATCAAAGATGTTGATTATGTTTATCACATTGCTGGTGTGACAAAAGGGAAGAATTATCAAGATTATTATCGTGGAAATGTTGAAACGACAAGAAATTTATTAAACGCAAGTCTGGAAAATCAAAAATTAAAAAAATTTATTCTCGCAAGCAGCTTAGCAGCTGTTGGACCCGGGGACGATGCGATTCCAGTTGATGAGACAAGAGAATATAAACCTATAACTTCATATGGAAAGAGTAAAGCAGAGGCTGAAAAATTAGCTCTTTCGTTTAAAGATAAATTGCCAATAACAATAGTTCGTCCCCCTTCAGTGTATGGTCCACGTGATACATATACATTTGAGCTTTTCAAATATGTTAAATTTGGTTTTCTTCCTGCCGTGTTGCCAGATGAACAAATTTTAAGCCTGGTTTACGTTTCAGATCTTGTTGATGGTTTTATACTTGCTGGGGAAAGCGATGAAGCAACTGGTAAAGTTTATTTCATTTCCGACGAAAGAATTTACACTTGGAAAGAGATTGAAACCGCTGTTTTAAAAGCAATTGATAAAAAGGTAATTCGCTTGAAGATCCCACCCATGATCCTTTACTCTGTCTCGTTCGTTTCCGAATTAGTTTTTAAACTTCAAGGGAAAGCATCACCTCTTAACCTTGAAAAAATAAAAGACATAAGGCAAAAGAACTGGGCTTGCTCAATTGAAAAAGCCAAAAAAGAACTTGGCTATAAGCCAAAGGTTTCACTTGAAGATGGAATGCGTTTGACAATAAATTGGTATGTTGAAAATAAATGGCTTTAA